A genomic segment from Ignavibacteriales bacterium encodes:
- a CDS encoding DUF4905 domain-containing protein — MKLKRLYKHDNKKQIWRILPTTNKKLVIEERNAKTKEVFFNCLEIESGKKVFKDFQLEEKNWIGIEAIYKEIIFFHAYGKPDMPAHKRIVAFDIFSKTILWQNDNYVFSFVNDDKVYCYQQRFESRVFYALDYLTGNIVKDFGDDFETINQLKEKADNEFYTEKYLFPEYFNRTSLESDKHQKYLQQILSDNVVKGDISYLVINDILLCNYHEVSKTNTLTNIFSAVDLNKNKILLNETLDKDLTSLMPESFFIKDDFLFLIVDKTKLLVYKII; from the coding sequence ATGAAACTAAAAAGACTTTACAAACACGATAACAAAAAACAAATTTGGCGGATTCTTCCAACTACAAATAAAAAACTTGTAATTGAAGAAAGAAATGCAAAAACCAAAGAAGTTTTTTTTAATTGTTTGGAAATAGAATCAGGTAAAAAAGTATTTAAAGACTTTCAACTTGAAGAAAAAAACTGGATTGGAATTGAAGCTATATACAAAGAAATAATTTTCTTTCATGCGTATGGCAAGCCTGATATGCCTGCGCATAAGCGTATTGTTGCTTTTGATATATTTTCGAAAACAATTCTTTGGCAGAACGACAATTATGTTTTCTCGTTTGTAAATGATGACAAAGTATATTGTTATCAGCAAAGATTTGAATCACGCGTTTTTTATGCTCTAGATTATTTAACAGGCAATATTGTTAAAGATTTTGGAGATGATTTTGAAACAATCAATCAGTTAAAAGAAAAAGCTGATAATGAGTTTTATACAGAAAAATATCTTTTCCCTGAATATTTTAATCGAACAAGTTTAGAATCGGATAAACACCAAAAATATTTACAGCAAATATTATCTGATAATGTTGTTAAAGGTGATATCAGCTATTTAGTTATAAATGATATATTATTATGTAATTATCATGAGGTTTCAAAAACAAATACTTTAACTAATATTTTTAGTGCTGTTGATTTAAATAAAAATAAAATTTTACTAAATGAAACTTTGGATAAAGATTTAACTAGTTTAATGCCGGAATCGTTTTTTATAAAAGACGATTTTCTATTTTTGATTGTTGATAAAACAAAGTTGTTGGTTTATAAAATTATTTAA
- a CDS encoding T9SS type A sorting domain-containing protein, which produces MRKVLFLFFSFLLAGGMSFAQIIVTGDITSNTTWTSNNTYLLRDLVRVQSGATLTIEPGTIIYGENSTLGSLIIKPGGKIMAEGTVNNPIVFTSEFNKPGSLQEPTYGDWGGIILLGNAPINVPGGVASIEGPGDQYGGTDPEDNSGVMKYVRIEYPGVAYSLNNEINGLTFGGVGRGTTIDYIQVSYSGDDSYEWFGGTVNCKHLIAYRGWDDEFDTDFGFSGKLQFLVGLRDPEVADQSGSNGFESDNDGSGSTNSPRTSPTWWNVTLVGPLATTTTPINSLFKRGMHLRRSSQNKINNTLDMGWPLGILIDGVNTTTDAQNGVMYVKNSIVSGNTGAVIDSVSSNGTFNPSLFFSSNNNRSFPTNAEVLLRNPFNLENPNFLPKPGSPVLTGGGTPPNDGFFDPTATFVGAFGSEDWTAGWAKFMVSDKQQVVVTGDITSNTTWTSNNTYLLRDLVRVQSGATLTIEPGTIIYGENSTLGSLIIKPGGKIMAEGTVNNPIVFTSEFNKPGSLQEPTYGDWGGIILLGNAPINVPGGVASIEGPGDQYGGTDPEDNSGVMKYVRIEYPGVAYSLNNEINGLTFGGVGRGTTIDYIQVSYSGDDSYEWFGGTVNCKHLIAYRGWDDEFDTDFGFQGKLQFLVGLRDPEVADQSGSNGFESDNDGSGSTNSPRTSPTWWNVTLVGPLATTTTPINSLFKRGMHLRRSSQNKINNTLDMGWPLGILIDGVNTTTDAQNGVMYVKNSIVSGNTGAVIDSVSSNGTFNPSLFFSSNNNRSFVTNAEVSLVAPFDLNNPNFLPLGGSPTLTGAGTPPNDGFFDPTATFVGAFGSEDWTFGWARFKPEVTTDVEEIKISGTTPTNYNLSQNYPNPFNPSTKISYSVIEPTNVKLTVYNILGQQVALLVNDFKSTGTYQVNFDASSLSSGIYIYSLEAGNIVVSKKMTLLK; this is translated from the coding sequence ATGAGGAAAGTTCTTTTTCTGTTTTTTAGTTTTTTGCTTGCAGGAGGCATGTCCTTTGCACAGATAATTGTCACGGGTGATATAACAAGTAATACAACATGGACATCGAACAACACATATTTGTTGAGAGATTTAGTAAGAGTACAATCAGGAGCAACATTAACAATAGAACCGGGAACAATTATCTATGGAGAGAATTCAACACTAGGAAGTTTGATAATCAAACCAGGTGGAAAAATAATGGCAGAAGGCACAGTAAATAATCCAATAGTATTTACAAGTGAATTCAACAAACCAGGCTCACTTCAGGAACCAACATACGGAGACTGGGGAGGCATAATATTATTAGGTAATGCACCAATCAATGTGCCTGGTGGAGTAGCATCAATAGAAGGTCCAGGAGATCAATATGGTGGAACAGATCCAGAAGATAATAGCGGTGTAATGAAATATGTAAGAATAGAATATCCAGGCGTAGCATATTCATTAAACAATGAGATCAACGGATTAACATTTGGTGGAGTAGGCAGAGGCACAACAATAGATTATATACAGGTAAGTTATAGTGGAGATGATTCATATGAGTGGTTTGGCGGCACAGTAAACTGTAAGCATTTAATAGCCTACAGAGGATGGGATGATGAATTTGATACAGACTTTGGATTTAGTGGAAAACTTCAATTCTTAGTAGGATTGAGAGATCCAGAAGTAGCAGATCAATCAGGATCAAACGGATTTGAATCAGATAACGATGGATCAGGATCAACAAATTCACCAAGGACATCACCAACGTGGTGGAATGTAACATTGGTAGGACCATTGGCCACAACAACAACACCGATTAATTCATTGTTCAAAAGAGGAATGCATTTAAGAAGATCATCACAGAATAAGATAAACAATACATTAGATATGGGATGGCCATTAGGAATATTGATAGATGGCGTGAATACAACGACAGATGCACAGAACGGAGTAATGTATGTAAAGAACAGTATAGTATCAGGTAATACAGGAGCAGTGATAGACTCAGTATCATCAAATGGAACATTTAATCCAAGTTTATTCTTTAGTTCAAACAACAACCGTTCTTTTCCTACTAATGCTGAAGTTCTGTTAAGAAATCCTTTCAATTTAGAAAATCCAAATTTTCTGCCTAAACCAGGCTCACCAGTATTAACAGGAGGAGGAACACCACCTAATGATGGATTCTTTGATCCGACAGCAACATTTGTTGGTGCTTTTGGCTCTGAAGATTGGACAGCGGGTTGGGCTAAATTTATGGTCAGCGATAAGCAACAAGTAGTTGTCACAGGTGATATAACAAGTAATACAACATGGACATCGAACAACACATATTTGTTGAGAGATTTAGTAAGAGTACAATCAGGAGCGACATTAACAATAGAACCAGGAACAATTATCTATGGAGAGAATTCAACACTAGGAAGTTTGATAATCAAACCAGGTGGAAAAATAATGGCAGAAGGCACAGTAAATAATCCAATAGTATTTACAAGTGAATTCAACAAACCAGGCTCACTTCAGGAACCAACATACGGAGACTGGGGAGGCATAATATTATTAGGTAATGCACCAATCAATGTGCCTGGTGGAGTAGCATCAATAGAAGGTCCAGGAGATCAATATGGTGGAACAGATCCAGAAGATAATAGCGGTGTAATGAAATATGTAAGAATAGAATATCCAGGCGTAGCATATTCATTAAACAATGAGATCAACGGATTAACATTTGGTGGAGTAGGCAGAGGCACAACAATAGATTATATACAGGTAAGTTATAGTGGAGATGATTCATATGAGTGGTTTGGCGGCACAGTAAACTGTAAGCATTTAATAGCCTACAGAGGTTGGGATGATGAATTTGATACAGACTTTGGATTTCAAGGAAAACTTCAATTCTTAGTAGGATTGAGAGATCCAGAAGTAGCAGATCAATCGGGATCAAACGGATTTGAATCAGATAACGATGGATCAGGATCAACAAATTCACCAAGGACATCACCAACGTGGTGGAATGTAACATTGGTAGGACCATTGGCCACAACAACAACACCGATTAATTCATTGTTCAAAAGAGGAATGCATTTAAGAAGATCATCACAGAATAAGATAAACAATACATTAGATATGGGTTGGCCGTTAGGAATATTGATAGATGGAGTCAATACAACAACAGATGCACAGAACGGAGTGATGTATGTAAAGAACAGTATAGTATCTGGTAATACAGGTGCAGTGATTGACTCAGTATCATCAAACGGAACATTCAATCCAAGTTTATTCTTTAGTTCAAACAACAACCGTTCTTTTGTTACTAATGCCGAAGTTTCTTTGGTAGCACCATTCGATCTAAATAATCCAAACTTTTTACCTTTGGGAGGATCTCCTACTTTAACAGGTGCTGGAACACCACCTAATGATGGATTCTTTGATCCGACAGCAACATTTGTTGGAGCTTTTGGTTCTGAAGATTGGACATTTGGCTGGGCAAGATTTAAACCTGAAGTAACCACTGATGTTGAAGAAATTAAGATTAGCGGTACAACTCCAACTAATTATAATTTATCACAGAATTATCCAAATCCATTTAATCCTAGCACAAAGATATCATACTCTGTTATTGAGCCTACAAATGTTAAACTAACTGTATATAATATCTTGGGGCAACAAGTAGCTTTACTTGTTAATGATTTCAAATCAACAGGAACTTACCAAGTTAATTTTGATGCTTCCAGTTTATCAAGCGGAATATATATCTACAGTTTGGAGGCAGGTAATATAGTTGTATCTAAAAAAATGACTTTACTAAAATAA
- the amrA gene encoding AmmeMemoRadiSam system protein A — protein MNVSTEEKDILLKAARQSISSLFDGKEPEQPDYKKYPLLKEKLGAFVTLTINHQLRGCIGFIIGREPLFDTITLASIHAAVNDPRFGALKKPELDKIRIEISILSEFVPIKSYDEIIIGKHGLYLDEGSGGLLLPQVAAEHHLNRDEFLSALCNKSGFYSEFWKERMLKIKAFTAEIFSEEEKEK, from the coding sequence ATGAATGTATCAACCGAAGAAAAGGACATTCTTCTAAAAGCTGCGCGCCAATCAATAAGTTCTTTGTTTGATGGCAAAGAACCTGAACAACCAGATTATAAAAAATATCCATTGCTAAAAGAAAAACTTGGTGCCTTTGTTACCCTTACAATTAATCATCAGCTAAGAGGCTGCATTGGATTTATTATCGGACGCGAACCATTATTTGATACAATAACTTTGGCATCTATCCATGCGGCTGTTAACGACCCAAGATTTGGTGCATTAAAAAAACCTGAATTAGATAAAATTAGAATCGAAATATCAATTCTTTCAGAATTCGTTCCAATTAAAAGTTATGATGAAATAATTATTGGAAAACACGGGTTATATTTAGATGAGGGCAGCGGCGGTTTATTGCTTCCACAAGTTGCAGCAGAACATCATCTTAATAGAGATGAATTTCTTTCTGCACTTTGCAACAAATCAGGTTTTTACAGTGAATTTTGGAAAGAACGAATGTTAAAAATTAAAGCCTTTACTGCTGAAATATTTTCCGAAGAAGAAAAGGAAAAGTAA
- the amrB gene encoding AmmeMemoRadiSam system protein B, which produces MRIRHQQVAGYFYPAEKEKLQKEISSLLHSAKPAKTFNNIFGIISPHAGYVYSGKTAACAYNLLKDKSYKTVIVISPSHTEYFPGISIYDGDAYETPLGIVEIDKEITDKLVEHTKLIFRGKQGHRKEHALEVQIPFLQSVLKDFKIVPIVMGDQSKLFVDELAVKISEVVEDEILVVASSDMSHFHSAKEADKLDSVVEKNINEFNFENLLIDLDKNNCEACGGGPIAAMMKAASLKDINNSFILDRSNSGDVTGDKSEVVGYLSAVIY; this is translated from the coding sequence ATGAGAATCAGACATCAGCAAGTTGCAGGATATTTTTATCCTGCTGAAAAAGAAAAACTACAAAAAGAAATTTCTTCGCTATTACATTCTGCTAAACCTGCAAAAACATTTAACAATATATTTGGAATTATTTCACCTCACGCTGGATATGTTTATTCAGGAAAAACGGCAGCTTGTGCATATAACCTTTTAAAAGATAAATCTTACAAAACTGTCATTGTGATTTCTCCTAGCCATACTGAGTATTTTCCTGGAATCTCAATTTATGATGGGGATGCTTACGAAACTCCATTAGGAATCGTGGAGATCGATAAAGAAATAACTGATAAACTTGTGGAACACACCAAGTTAATTTTTAGAGGAAAGCAAGGACATAGAAAAGAACACGCGCTTGAAGTTCAAATTCCATTTCTACAATCTGTGCTGAAGGATTTTAAAATTGTGCCCATTGTAATGGGTGATCAAAGCAAATTGTTTGTGGATGAGCTTGCAGTAAAAATTTCTGAAGTGGTTGAGGATGAAATTCTTGTTGTTGCAAGTTCAGATATGTCTCATTTCCATTCCGCAAAAGAAGCGGATAAACTAGATTCAGTTGTTGAAAAAAATATTAATGAATTTAATTTTGAAAACCTTTTGATAGACTTAGATAAAAACAATTGTGAAGCTTGCGGTGGTGGACCGATAGCAGCGATGATGAAAGCAGCTTCACTAAAAGATATTAACAACTCTTTTATTCTCGATAGAAGTAATTCCGGTGATGTTACAGGGGATAAATCTGAAGTAGTTGGATATTTATCGGCGGTAATTTATTGA
- a CDS encoding tryptophanase has product MIPKTIIEPFKIKSVEPIRFTTREEREVLLKEAGYNPFLLPADDVLIDLLTDSGTSAMSAKQWAGIMEGDESYAGSKSFYRFEAVIKSITNLKYIIPTHQGRAAEKILFSIVGGAGKYFPNNTHFDTTRANVEFSGAEAVDLLIEVGKHPEIRADFKGNMDVEKLETFIKEKGVENIPLCMITVTNNSGGGQPVSMQNIKDVKAVCNKYGIPLFLDACRFAENAYFIKLREKGYENKTPLEIAQEMFSYADGVTMSAKKDALVNIGGFLAMNDEELAMKCRNLLIVTEGFPTYGGLAGRDLEAVAQGLLEIVDEHYLQYRIRSVEYLGERLVSAGVPIIEPPGGHAIYIDAKRFLPNIPAHQFPGQSIVCELYLEGGVRAVEIGSVMFGKYDKNGKPIPAMMELVRMAIPRRVYTQSHIDYLIEVIVEVYKNRDKLKGYKFTYEAPLLRHFTAKFEPII; this is encoded by the coding sequence ATGATACCAAAAACAATCATAGAACCTTTCAAAATAAAATCAGTTGAGCCAATAAGATTTACAACTCGTGAAGAGCGAGAAGTTTTATTAAAAGAAGCAGGTTACAACCCTTTTCTACTTCCTGCAGATGATGTGCTGATTGATTTACTTACAGACAGCGGAACTTCTGCAATGAGCGCAAAGCAGTGGGCGGGGATTATGGAAGGCGATGAATCTTACGCTGGTTCAAAAAGTTTTTATCGATTTGAAGCTGTTATAAAAAGTATTACTAATCTGAAGTACATTATTCCAACTCATCAAGGCAGAGCTGCGGAAAAAATTCTTTTCTCAATTGTTGGCGGTGCAGGAAAATATTTTCCTAACAATACACACTTTGATACAACCCGTGCAAATGTTGAGTTTAGCGGTGCAGAAGCTGTTGATTTATTAATCGAAGTTGGAAAACATCCGGAAATTCGTGCGGACTTTAAAGGAAACATGGATGTTGAAAAACTTGAAACTTTTATAAAAGAAAAGGGAGTTGAAAATATTCCGCTTTGTATGATAACAGTTACAAATAATTCAGGCGGCGGGCAACCGGTTTCTATGCAAAACATAAAAGATGTAAAAGCAGTTTGCAATAAATATGGAATTCCACTTTTTCTTGATGCGTGCAGGTTTGCTGAAAATGCTTACTTCATAAAATTGAGAGAAAAAGGATATGAAAATAAAACACCTCTTGAGATCGCACAGGAAATGTTTTCTTATGCTGATGGAGTTACGATGAGCGCAAAGAAAGATGCTCTTGTAAACATAGGTGGCTTTCTGGCAATGAATGATGAAGAACTGGCAATGAAATGCAGAAATCTTTTAATCGTTACAGAAGGATTTCCTACTTATGGTGGACTTGCAGGGCGTGATCTTGAAGCAGTTGCTCAAGGTTTATTAGAAATTGTTGATGAACACTATCTACAGTATAGAATTCGCAGTGTTGAATACCTCGGGGAAAGATTAGTATCTGCAGGTGTTCCGATCATTGAACCACCGGGTGGACACGCTATTTATATAGATGCAAAAAGATTTTTGCCGAATATTCCGGCGCACCAATTTCCCGGACAATCAATTGTCTGTGAACTTTATCTAGAGGGTGGAGTTCGAGCAGTAGAAATTGGAAGTGTTATGTTTGGTAAGTATGATAAAAATGGAAAACCCATTCCTGCTATGATGGAATTAGTTAGAATGGCAATTCCGAGAAGAGTTTACACTCAAAGTCATATCGATTATTTAATTGAAGTGATTGTTGAAGTATATAAAAACCGTGATAAACTAAAAGGTTACAAATTTACTTACGAAGCACCGCTGCTGAGACATTTTACGGCTAAGTTTGAACCGATTATTTAA
- a CDS encoding M28 family peptidase, producing the protein MKNIFQIFAMIFIINSANIYAQDGKNFYSVRDSISGKSIYKHLQVLADDSLQGRGTGSLGGEIAANYIAGEFTKYGLGEIPNNNSYFQNIPMHGSLPLSSSELTLISETDTSNLKYAKDYFLYRSGQQTFIPTPLPLVFVGYGIIAPEYDYNDYQNVDVEDKIVVYIDGEPRSEDEDYFNGLSPTIYSYSESKRRMALSRGAAGTIQISLIQYDDWDAVEKDFDNEDVTLAYSVTTNLSVIINPKIADKLFTGTGFTFADIIRMNKENSIRSFPLNTKLKFKGVFKERDFVAKNIIGLISGSDTDLKNSYLIVSAHYDHLGIGIPINGDSIYNGALDNAIGISVMLEIAKAFSELKVKPKRSVLFFATTGEEKGLLGSSYYIDNPVVPLYKTIANINIDGIAMFKDFQSLVPIGTQYSNLDVYLNQTAARYGLLVEGIPSQFRSFDAFNKSDQLAFAVGGIPSILVLEGLTNKTKSKDQVLKAFIDYYLERYHSPFDDLKQDIDSEAASKHAKILFDLCFHLADQIETPVWKNSSPFINARLRSFAEEK; encoded by the coding sequence GTGAAAAACATTTTTCAAATATTTGCCATGATTTTTATTATAAATTCTGCGAATATATACGCGCAGGATGGTAAAAATTTCTATTCAGTAAGAGATTCAATCTCAGGCAAATCAATTTACAAACATCTTCAAGTTTTAGCGGACGATTCCTTGCAGGGAAGAGGAACTGGTAGTTTAGGTGGAGAAATCGCAGCAAATTATATCGCAGGAGAATTCACAAAGTATGGATTAGGTGAAATTCCAAATAATAATAGTTACTTCCAAAATATACCTATGCATGGAAGTTTACCACTATCTTCTTCAGAGTTAACACTTATTTCAGAAACAGATACCTCAAATTTAAAATATGCAAAAGACTATTTCCTTTACAGATCAGGACAACAAACGTTTATTCCAACTCCATTACCATTAGTTTTTGTAGGATATGGTATCATAGCTCCTGAATATGATTACAATGATTATCAAAATGTTGATGTAGAAGATAAGATAGTTGTATATATAGATGGAGAGCCGAGATCAGAAGATGAAGATTATTTTAATGGACTATCTCCAACAATTTATAGTTACTCAGAATCCAAAAGAAGAATGGCACTTTCGCGAGGTGCAGCCGGCACAATTCAAATATCATTAATTCAATATGATGATTGGGACGCTGTTGAAAAAGATTTTGACAATGAAGATGTTACTCTTGCGTATTCCGTTACGACTAATCTTAGTGTTATTATAAATCCCAAGATCGCTGATAAACTTTTTACCGGTACAGGTTTTACTTTTGCTGATATAATTAGAATGAATAAAGAAAATAGCATTAGATCATTTCCATTAAATACAAAATTAAAATTTAAGGGTGTGTTTAAAGAACGAGATTTTGTTGCAAAAAATATAATTGGATTAATAAGTGGAAGCGATACGGATTTAAAGAATTCTTATTTAATAGTTTCAGCTCATTATGATCATCTGGGTATAGGAATTCCAATAAATGGAGATTCTATTTATAATGGCGCACTTGATAATGCAATAGGAATTTCGGTTATGCTTGAAATTGCAAAAGCATTTTCTGAACTTAAGGTGAAACCTAAAAGATCTGTTCTTTTTTTTGCAACAACAGGAGAAGAAAAAGGATTGCTTGGTTCCAGTTATTATATAGATAATCCAGTAGTTCCACTCTATAAAACAATAGCAAATATTAATATAGATGGCATTGCAATGTTTAAAGATTTTCAAAGTTTAGTACCGATTGGAACTCAATATTCAAATCTTGATGTTTATCTCAATCAAACAGCGGCACGATATGGTTTATTGGTTGAGGGTATACCATCTCAATTCAGGAGCTTTGATGCCTTTAATAAATCTGATCAATTAGCATTTGCAGTTGGTGGTATTCCTTCAATATTAGTATTGGAAGGATTGACTAACAAAACGAAGAGCAAAGACCAAGTATTGAAAGCTTTTATTGATTATTATTTAGAAAGATATCACTCACCATTCGATGACTTAAAACAGGATATAGATTCAGAAGCGGCATCTAAACATGCTAAAATATTATTTGATTTATGTTTTCATCTGGCAGATCAAATTGAAACTCCTGTATGGAAAAATAGTTCCCCTTTTATAAATGCCCGTTTAAGATCATTTGCAGAAGAAAAATAG
- a CDS encoding TonB-dependent receptor: protein MLKSIYTGSTILKLKLLFMIVLGLLQTSLLAQQNGSITGKITDKSNNEELIGSNVLILGTNLGASSDIDGNFVIKGLAPGKYNVKISFISYTSLTVENVVVEEGKPTRLDVALESSATELQEVVVTAEALKNTEANVLKIQKNSSSIVDGVSSELIKKNNSSDGADILKRMTGVTISEGKYAFIRGVGDRYNNTMLNGANLPSTDPEKKSFSYDIFPASLVENILTFKTFTPDKPADFSGGLVQISTIEFPSRFIFDLSTSGGFNANTTGKTSMGYNGGKTDFLGYDDGTRSLPGDITSTKLARGNFSDSALTAITKSFSNDWQTQSKTAPINGSIKLDIGNRIEFGEDVLGYVASLTYSNTDATKDLTKNFYDFSGARYNYKGYSYNNTVAWGGLLNFSYKFDRTNKISFKNIYNQNADDITTLYSGDYRYADQFREVTSFNYVSRSLLSNQLIGQHQFSKVFSGLNLEWNVSYSQSKRDEPDSRRYLYSRSIEDPSEPLRFQLDQSLATRYYGNLKDHNFSGDIDLNLQLFENPDLPKLKVGYLFDRKDRDFSARTFGFRNVPGGNFAHEDSVLQGSVQDIFAPENITNKFVQAIEITKPSDSYTSEQRINSAYAMFDATLLQNLKIVAGVRIENSNQTLTSINLQGDSINVDNTYNDLLPGLNLTYAINDWINIRAAYSITLARPEFRELAPFSYFNFIDNELIQGNPDLKRTLINNYDLRFEMYPGAGELVAFSFFYKRFRDPIEEVLQAAANEPIRSFENAIVAKNYGIELELRKTLDFISPIFRNFSFVGNGSLISSKVELQNTGFQAGDRALQGQAPYIFNFGLYYDNLDFGLNSSFVYNKVGERIATVGSKDLGNILEKPVDLIDFSISKTIIDNFSIKLTIKDLLNQERTFIQQSPLGDRVSELEKSGRLVVIGLSYKL from the coding sequence ATGTTAAAATCAATTTACACTGGGTCAACAATTTTGAAATTAAAATTGCTATTTATGATAGTCCTTGGTTTATTGCAAACCAGTTTATTAGCTCAGCAAAACGGATCAATTACAGGAAAAATTACTGATAAAAGTAACAACGAAGAGTTAATTGGATCTAATGTCCTGATTCTTGGAACAAATCTTGGTGCTTCATCAGATATTGATGGAAACTTTGTTATTAAGGGATTAGCGCCGGGTAAATACAATGTAAAGATATCATTTATATCATATACCAGTTTAACAGTTGAAAATGTGGTCGTTGAAGAAGGTAAACCCACCAGATTAGATGTGGCTCTAGAATCTTCAGCAACAGAACTTCAAGAAGTTGTTGTTACCGCTGAAGCCCTAAAAAATACAGAAGCAAATGTACTTAAGATTCAAAAGAATTCTTCAAGCATTGTGGATGGCGTAAGCTCGGAACTAATTAAGAAAAATAATTCCTCTGACGGTGCTGATATCTTAAAAAGAATGACAGGTGTTACGATTTCGGAAGGGAAGTACGCATTTATTAGAGGCGTTGGTGATCGTTATAACAATACAATGTTAAATGGAGCTAATTTACCAAGCACGGATCCTGAAAAGAAAAGCTTTTCATATGATATTTTTCCTGCAAGTCTAGTTGAAAACATTTTAACATTTAAAACTTTTACACCTGACAAGCCTGCCGATTTTTCTGGTGGGTTAGTTCAAATAAGCACAATTGAGTTTCCTTCAAGATTTATTTTTGATCTCAGCACTTCAGGTGGATTCAATGCTAATACAACCGGAAAAACCTCGATGGGTTATAATGGTGGTAAGACAGATTTTCTTGGATATGATGACGGAACAAGAAGTTTGCCAGGTGATATTACATCAACAAAACTTGCTAGAGGAAATTTCTCAGATTCTGCTTTGACTGCGATAACCAAATCATTTAGCAATGATTGGCAGACTCAATCTAAAACAGCACCAATTAACGGTTCAATAAAATTAGATATTGGAAATAGAATAGAATTTGGAGAAGATGTTTTAGGTTATGTTGCTTCTTTAACATATTCAAATACTGACGCAACAAAAGATCTTACAAAGAATTTTTATGATTTCTCTGGCGCAAGATATAATTACAAAGGTTATAGTTATAATAATACAGTAGCATGGGGCGGGTTGCTAAATTTTAGTTACAAATTTGACAGAACTAATAAAATAAGTTTTAAAAATATTTATAATCAAAATGCTGATGATATAACTACTTTATATTCAGGTGATTATAGATATGCAGATCAATTCCGGGAAGTAACATCATTTAATTATGTCTCAAGATCTTTATTATCGAATCAATTAATAGGTCAGCATCAGTTTAGCAAGGTTTTTAGCGGATTAAATCTCGAATGGAATGTTAGTTATTCTCAATCTAAAAGAGACGAACCTGATTCCAGAAGATATTTATATTCCAGAAGTATAGAGGACCCTAGCGAGCCCCTAAGATTTCAATTAGATCAATCATTAGCTACGAGATATTATGGAAATTTAAAGGACCATAATTTCAGCGGAGATATTGATCTTAACTTACAACTTTTTGAGAATCCAGATTTACCAAAATTAAAAGTTGGATATTTATTTGATAGAAAGGATAGAGATTTTAGTGCAAGAACTTTTGGATTTAGAAATGTTCCTGGTGGAAATTTTGCACATGAGGATAGCGTACTGCAAGGTTCTGTTCAAGATATCTTTGCTCCTGAAAATATAACTAATAAATTTGTTCAAGCTATAGAGATAACTAAACCTTCTGACAGTTACACTTCTGAACAAAGAATTAATTCAGCTTATGCAATGTTTGATGCAACATTATTACAAAATTTGAAAATAGTTGCAGGTGTTAGAATAGAAAATTCAAATCAAACATTAACCTCAATTAATCTTCAGGGTGATAGCATTAATGTTGATAACACATACAATGATTTGCTTCCAGGGCTAAACCTTACTTACGCCATTAACGATTGGATAAATATAAGAGCTGCTTATAGTATTACCTTAGCAAGACCTGAATTTAGAGAGCTAGCTCCTTTTAGCTATTTCAATTTTATAGATAATGAACTTATACAGGGAAATCCCGACCTAAAAAGAACTTTAATTAATAATTATGATTTAAGATTTGAAATGTATCCCGGTGCTGGTGAGTTGGTCGCATTTAGTTTCTTTTATAAAAGATTTAGAGACCCAATTGAAGAAGTTCTTCAAGCCGCTGCAAATGAACCAATCAGATCTTTTGAGAATGCTATTGTAGCCAAAAATTATGGAATCGAGTTGGAGTTAAGAAAAACTCTGGATTTCATATCGCCAATATTTAGAAATTTTTCTTTCGTTGGAAATGGAAGTCTTATTAGTTCAAAAGTTGAATTACAAAACACAGGATTTCAAGCAGGTGATAGAGCCTTACAAGGACAGGCTCCATATATATTCAATTTTGGATTGTATTATGACAATCTTGATTTTGGATTGAACAGCTCTTTCGTGTACAATAAAGTTGGTGAAAGAATAGCTACTGTTGGTTCTAAAGACTTAGGAAATATTTTAGAAAAGCCTGTCGATCTAATCGATTTTTCAATTTCGAAAACTATCATCGATAATTTCAGTATCAAGCTAACCATTAAGGATTTATTAAATCAAGAGAGAACTTTTATTCAACAATCTCCTTTAGGAGATAGAGTTTCTGAATTAGAAAAATCCGGCAGGTTAGTAGTGATCGGGCTTTCATATAAGCTATAA